Proteins found in one Macadamia integrifolia cultivar HAES 741 unplaced genomic scaffold, SCU_Mint_v3 scaffold_259A, whole genome shotgun sequence genomic segment:
- the LOC122071534 gene encoding receptor-like protein 9DC3 encodes MEKITETFTTINLSCNKFRGNISVAIGELKALMGLNLSANDLTGQIPSSFSQLIRLESLDLSINSLSGEIPQQLPALTFLSVLDLSQNHLTGRIPQGNQFGTFPAASYEGNLGLCGPPLPKRCGVIDSALPPALALEKEEEDSTSLLDWRFVVPGYCSGVIIGVMIGHTMFWRIIGCFGLTSRMRRLMRRQVSRKSKNHGRVK; translated from the coding sequence atggagaagatCACAGAAACATTCACCACCATAAATCTTTCTTGCAACAAGTTCCGAGGAAATATTTCAGTTGCAATTGGGGAACTTAAAGCACTCATGGGGCTCAATTTATCTGCAAATGACCTCACGGGTCAAATTCCATCTTCATTTTCTCAATTGATCAGGCTTGAGTCATTAGATCTTTCCATAAATAGTTTATCGGGGGAAATCCCCCAACAATTGCCAGCTCTCACATTCCTTTCAGTTTTGGATCTATCACAAAACCATCTCACAGGAAGGATACCACAAGGCAACCAGTTTGGAACATTTCCAGCTGCTTCATATGAAGGGAATTTGGGGTTATGTGGACCTCCATTACCAAAAAGATGTGGAGTTATAGATAGTGCATTACCTCCAGCTTTGGCactagaaaaggaagaagaagattcaacaAGTTTGCTTGATTGGAGATTTGTGGTTCCAGGGTATTGTTCTGGAGTGATAATTGGGGTCATGATTGGACATACTATGTTTTGGAGGATCATTGGATGCTTCGGGTTAACATCAAGAATGAGAAGACTCATGCGAAGGCAAGTATCAAGGAAAAGCAAAAACCATGGGAGAGTAAAATGA